One window of Nicotiana tomentosiformis chromosome 11, ASM39032v3, whole genome shotgun sequence genomic DNA carries:
- the LOC104094228 gene encoding protein CURLY FLAG LEAF 2 has translation MMAAEVSSLVRIMNAAGGGGLNESSSSSSSGNKSTVLITRDLLGGCRSLDSKELDLDLQVPSGWEKRLDLKSGKVYLQRCNSSNSSSTTLEQKQQNHQTVGNLQDLNFPPASKQPLNLFDEPNLDLKLLPSSSTSPSSSSYHSVCTLEKVKSALERAEKQTTRKRSISVSMSSSPTSNSSSSIVDTEIDQENLCPSLAAGCPSCLLYVLISKNDPKCPRCHTVVPLPVAMKKPRIDLNISI, from the exons ATGATGGCGGCTGAAGTTAGCTCTCTGGTTAGGATTATGAACGCAGCTGGTGGTGGTGGGTTGAATGAGTCATCGTCTTCATCATCTTCAGGGAATAAATCAACGGTGTTGATCACAAGGGACTTGCTCGGGGGTTGTCGTTCTCTTGATTCGAAGGAATTGGACCTCGACTTGCAGGTTCCTTCTGGTTGGGAAAAGCGCCTCGACTTGAAG TCAGGAAAAGTATATCTacagaggtgcaactcttcaaattCTTCGTCGACGACCTTGGAACAGAAGCAACAAAACCATCAAACAGTTGGAAATCTTCAAGACCTTAATTTCCCTCCTGCATCAAAGCAACCCCTCAACCTCTTCGATGAACCCAACTTAGACCTTAAGCTGCTTCCTTCATCATCCACTTCACCATCATCATCTAGTTATCACAGTGTATGCACCCTGGAAAAAGTGAAATCAGCTCTGGAAAGAGCAGAGAAACAAACAACCCGGAAACGCTCAATATCAGTGTCAATGTCATCATCTCCAACTTCGAATTCCTCATCCTCAATCGTGGATACGGAGATTGATCAAGAGAACTTATGCCCTTCCCTTGCTGCTGGTTGCCCAAGTTGCCTTCTTTACGTGCTAATATCAAAGAATGATCCTAAATGCCCTCGATGCCATACTGTCGTTCCATTACCTGTGGCAATGAAGAAGCCTCGGATTGATCTTAATATATCCATATGA